In Plasmodium chabaudi chabaudi strain AS genome assembly, chromosome: 9, the sequence tagacctatatatacacatgaacacattaaaaatttattatataatgttaTAGCTATTAGTCAATTGGGAATAAATCATATATGGGGAAAACTTGCCAGTTATAttgacaaaataaaaaaattagaaaattcATGCGgtgaaatgaaaaaaagcCTATCTACATTAATagaaaatttagaaaatccgacatataattatcaaaatcAAACATTTCAAAACACTTTTAgtttattaaaaacaaaaagagCAGATTTAATTCAATGTGTAAAATCAAATTACAATCCACTTGATAAGGATATAAAAGATCTTGCGATTGCTGATagatataatatgcatgaagttatgaaaataaatacatcgTTGACACTTTTACCAATTTATAATGCTCGtcttaatttaattaaaaaggaaattgAAAATGACTTAACAAAAATCAAAAGTTTGTCTCTTAATGAAGCAGAAACTGTTTCAAATTTCATAAACCAAATTGCAAGTATTGTTGAAAATGAGcctgaattaaaaaataatttagatacaataaaatttatgcacaaacaaattaatcatataataaaactaCACAAAAAGTATacagaaaattataatactaaatacaatattataatgaaatCACAAAAAATTGACGATCCTTATAAAATATCTACAAATAATAccatacaaaatatttatgatttAGGAGAAAATTATGCAAATTCTAAATATAgctataatatattaattgatttagacaaattatataataacaaaaagacacaaatgaataatatttttacctTTCTCacacaaattttaattggAAAAATAGATCCAAGTTCTAATCAAATAGTTCAGGATGATAGTTACGATTATAATATCTCACAACctaaagaaatattaaagaaTTTAAAAGATCTATTTCATAAAACATTTGGAAAAAATGTAGATTCATATGACAAAAATGTAGACTTAAAGGATtctgaaaatgaaaacaatgATATAATAGTCAAAACAGTGTTATTAATAAACCAATTAGAAGatttaattaaatcaatggaaagtatatataataatgatgcaTCAATATCTGAAATTCAAGCAgagataaataaaaaaacaaataagatagatttaaatgaaaaattaaatggaTTCAAAAATGCGGTAGAAGAAGccaaaaaatggaaaactaaaaaaaaatcgacTATAAGCACATTAAAAGAGAAATATGAAATGGTTCTCAATTTGCAAACTCAAATTAACCAATTGTATCAATCATTTAGTGAAAAAGATAGGAAGCAAAAGTACATACAGGAATCtaaaagtatattaaaaataaaagtaaagcatataaatgaaaagaaaaaagacttagaaaaattaattgaattaaaaaaggatataaaaaatcatattaatcaaattaatattttgttaaataatCCATTATATGAAGTGGcggaatatgaaaataaaaaaaataaaataaatgatgatattGAATTAGAGTTTAAAAATTTCTATAATGATGGCTTAGAAAATTTGGTTGCAGAATGTTCAAATTTgattgatgaaaatattattgaagcaacacaaaatgaagaacaaattaaaaagtatttAGAGGATATAGAtgctaaaaataataaaatcaataatattaaatttgatGAAATTGCCAAGGTCTTAAATAATGTGAGTAACAAAAAAGAATCTCTTTTAGAACTTATaaacgaaataaaaaaaaatacatattatcGTATGATAAATGATTTATCAAGTATTCTAAACAAGGTTCAAACTATAGATGAACATTTAACACCTAATATGAATAGTTATTATGATTTATacaatgaattaaaaagttataaagACGAGatgttaaaaaagaaaaattcgatcgttcaaaaatattatacaagCAATGACAACTATCCTGATTATGGATACGATTCTAAAAAACTATTCGA encodes:
- a CDS encoding reticulocyte binding protein, putative — translated: MWHKHLKKTMIGLFILLGVRALNVHNQANSLTLDSNLDKSGLSNHEPTIETSTANSLYPNILNTVDIIYNEWEDDDVSLYEYYRPIYTHEHIKNLLYNVIAISQLGINHIWGKLASYIDKIKKLENSCGEMKKSLSTLIENLENPTYNYQNQTFQNTFSLLKTKRADLIQCVKSNYNPLDKDIKDLAIADRYNMHEVMKINTSLTLLPIYNARLNLIKKEIENDLTKIKSLSLNEAETVSNFINQIASIVENEPELKNNLDTIKFMHKQINHIIKLHKKYTENYNTKYNIIMKSQKIDDPYKISTNNTIQNIYDLGENYANSKYSYNILIDLDKLYNNKKTQMNNIFTFLTQILIGKIDPSSNQIVQDDSYDYNISQPKEILKNLKDLFHKTFGKNVDSYDKNVDLKDSENENNDIIVKTVLLINQLEDLIKSMESIYNNDASISEIQAEINKKTNKIDLNEKLNGFKNAVEEAKKWKTKKKSTISTLKEKYEMVLNLQTQINQLYQSFSEKDRKQKYIQESKSILKIKVKHINEKKKDLEKLIELKKDIKNHINQINILLNNPLYEVAEYENKKNKINDDIELEFKNFYNDGLENLVAECSNLIDENIIEATQNEEQIKKYLEDIDAKNNKINNIKFDEIAKVLNNVSNKKESLLELINEIKKNTYYRMINDLSSILNKVQTIDEHLTPNMNSYYDLYNELKSYKDEMLKKKNSIVQKYYTSNDNYPDYGYDSKKLFEYSNNFLSKENIILKDIEEMSKVSDEVKTKLPKYDNEAKKITSISSGEYSQAKKIIEQIKEYTSEDYLNKCRKRFNDVKTAITDVTKQIQDSNKNMENFKILNNAMQQYQSVNELIKNIINGKNILDGLLSQSIQTIQNYDNVNETIKNSSIETLNNKISMVNSKLNAAAINDLETKLSVLKEYFTSTQQKILENSEVDADNLLQNVNQIDQAQNLINTLNEQYISLKMDVEKSINDINEEIQKHQNEKSQTHGNTVNTPNEVLSNNNSSETKDENTENTENNKRKGYFDPNNSSYFAYAGVATLCVGIYCSIATQANKNGDEASFSKEVEYCEGVETYRYDQNEDIEIYLDENNYM